The genomic region CGCCAGTCTGGGCGTTGTCTATATGATCGTATGGAGTGAACGCACGATGTTCGACCAGTGTGATCTGATGTCGAGTTCACGGAACTCTCGCGTAAGTTGAGCTACTCATCAACTGGGAGGTTGTCCGTATCAACACTGAGAATCTCAAAAATTTCGTAATCGTATCCATCAATTCAATCATTATTACGGAAACCTTCTCAAGATTAATTCACAGATCGTAAAGTGAAATCATCGCACACATAGTGAAGTTGCCGCCAGTTCTATGCGCGGCAGGTTCATCCACATTACTGGAACTTCTCTTGGCAAGCCAGAGCTATTTCGCTTCGGCATCAGTGGTAATGTTTAGTCAGATTTACGAACATACATATTAAATCCTGTGGTTTAGGAACGCATTACGGCGTAATTTGGCGATTCGATAAAGACAAATGAAGAATTATCCGGTGTTTGCGCGAGTATGACCCTTTTATGTCCCCTTCATTTTTAAGAAGGTGATCGAGTTAGTGATCTAGCCTAGCGGAAGAAATCTAAGGTTACGTGTATGTTCATTCTATGAACAATCTCAATCATACATGTCTCACTCGACTCACTTCTTTCCCTTGAGGAAGTACTCGCTCCCACGATATGATAACCTAGCCACGTCAAATCCGCAATCCTCTAATGTGGTTACGATATCTGATTCAGTGTCACTGTACTCTTTGAGGCGATCAGGGTGGACCTCCACATAGCATATTCGACACGCAGACCGCGATAGAATGGAATGCATTCCCGCAAAGACTCGACCTTCGGCCCCCTCTACGTCAACTTTTAGAATAGTTGGTTGTGGGACTGAGCCGTTCTCAACAAGTCTATCACCAGTTGTTAATTTGATTTCAATCGTCTCCGAAGCCTTGCCCGTCGCGAGTGAATGTTTGCCTTCGCCAATGTCTGGCGATGCAACTTCAAGTTCGGCAGTTCCTACCGAATCAGCCAGCGCTTTTTCGATGGTTATAGCATCTCTATTATTTAATCGTAGGTTCGACTGGAGCCCGTCAAGATTTGTGGGATGTGGTTCAAAAGCGATGATCTGTGATGCCGGTGCCTTCTGAGAGATGAAACAAGTATACGTCCCCACGTTTGCACCGACATCAAAGACGACATCGTCTGACTGAAGCTCAGATAGCAGATCCTCAATGATCGCCCGCTCACCGCCAAGGTTGCTAAATCGCAGAAACTCTCGTTTATTGTTGATATTAAATTTTACTGTTTCCCGTTTAATCGTCTTCTCGATAGTCTGATTTCGGAACAATTTTATTCTCCAATATATTCCCCGGAGATACTTATGGACACCGAGCCGTATTGACCACGGTTTTATATACGACGAATAGAGAATCGAAGGAAGACTCATGTTATAATTCAGCTTTGCTCCACTGTTGATTATACTATGCCATTTGAGAATGTCGACGACAGGGGTGCACTTGTACCATTTATTGAGTCATAATACGAGCGTATTCTCGTTCGATAAACGAAACAACACTGTGTGGTTCGAACTGTTCGAGTCGAGTGGCGCAAGCCTCACTGAGTTCAACCAGCCTATCAGGATCACATCTAATGTCCGACAATATTTTTGAAAGTTGTCCTACATTCCCACGGGGAAATGTCAATCCCGCTTCTCCGACGACCCACGGAGGACCTCCGATGTCTGAGACGAGCGCTGGTGTCCCCATCTGCATACTTTCGAGCAGAGTCCGACCAAACGGTTCAGGCCACATAGCAGGGTGGACGAATAAATCACTACTCCGGTAGTATTGTGGCAATTCGTCGTGTTCTACCCACCCTTGGAACGAAACTCTATCTTCGATACCGTTGGAGTCAGCAAGAGTGCGGAGATCAGACACTGCAGATCCAGTCCCAAGAACGGTTAGTTCAATTCCGGCTGTTTGGGTTAGCGCATTGATGAGACAATCTAACCCTTTCATCGGTTCAATTCGACCTACGTACTCGGCTCTGCACGTTTAAGTAGGGGCGTGATGTAGGCAGCATTGAAACCTGATGCTGCCGATTACGGATTTCCTCTCGTGCACCGACGTGCTGGATGAATTCGACTCGCTATCATATCATCAAACGACTCACGCCAAAACGTACGTGACAGGTCTTGCTGCGGGCCGCAGCAAGACTGTAACCGGAATTGCACGAGAGGTCCTTCCTGCCGGAAGTGACCGAGCACTCAACAAGTTCATCACCGAATACGATTGGGATGAGGATCAGCTCAACCACGAGCGGTTAGAGGAACTGCAAAAACACGGAGAGACACGCTGGTCACAAAACGGCTATATCGTTATTGACGATTCAGTCATCCAGCGAACCGGGAAGTCCCTTCCCGGTGCTGGAGAGTTCTACGATCACTCTGAGGGTGAGCCTGTTTGGGGACAGAACCTCGTCTACGCGTTCTATACCGATGATAAAACGTCCTATCCACTTGCTTTTCGCCAGTACGAGAAGGCCGACGACGAGGACGAGGAAGACGAACAGGAGACAAAATACGACCTCGCACGAGAGATAATCACGGAATTAGAAGAAGAGGTAGGTGTGCCTGCGGGCACCTACCTCTTCGATGCATGGTTTGCTCATGACTCCGGTCTGATCGAACACGTCGAATCACACGGCAAGGACTGGATTGGACCACTACGGGGCAACCGACAGGTGACCTACGCGAACAAAGAGAGACGCGTCGATGCGCTCGAAGAGTGCATCGACAAGGAAGAGCGAGAAGTTGACGGTGAAACGTACAAAATTTGGACTAAGACAGTCCCTGTCTCGAAATTAGGTGAAGTTCGGCTGGTAATCACAGAGAAGGTTACCGATGAGGACAAAGAGAATCCAGTAAAGTATCTTGCGACGAGCAAGATTGACGCGCCTTCGGCACACATTATTCGGAGCTATTCGTACAGATGGCGAGTAGAGACATTCTTCGAGGACTCGAAAGAGGATCTTGGCTTAGGAGACTGCGAGGTTCGTGATTCTGACGGTGCCAGTCGTCACTGGCACCTTCAGATGCTGGCCTACAGCCTTCTTCGGCTTGGTCCGGAATCGAGCGCCTCGGAGCGACTTGTCTCGAAAGCCTCGTCGCTCCGATCACAACTCGAACACGGTCTCAAGGAGACGATCTACAACATGTTTTCCTGGGTGCGCGATCAACCAGACCGCGATCTCGATGGACTGATGGAAGATATTGACCACCTCTTTCTCCATTCTGAGGGCGGTTTATAAACGTGCAGAGTCGAGCTACGTAGAGAAGTTGGAGAGGGGTGCTGGGGTCGATTTCATGTGACGGGATCTCGTCAGACCCGAACGTGGGATCGTAGAAATTCGGAACGACAGAAACTCGATCGGCAGGAAGACTGACATCGGAGTAGATTTCTTTTACTGCCGGGCTGATCGCAAAGTACTCATCAAGCTTTCCGCTCAATTTGGGCTCGATGAAAGTCCGTGACGCGTAGAACGGAATCTTCGCGATACGCTTTCCTATCGAAGCGTCCTGATGGGCGAACTTGGCTCGGGCAGTACAGTTTCGATGGCACTCTCCATCCATCCGATTCAGATTCACGCAGAATCTGGTGTAGGTATTCAATCGGCCCACAACAGGCGTCTCCTCGTTCCGCTTGCGAAAGTATCCCGCAGCAGGCAATAACATTGGAGAGAAGACGTGAAAGAGGTCGGTGCCAGCAGCGTGTTCTGACATTGCACGGTATGCGTGCTCGAGACCGCCTATCCGAGTCCCGAACCTCGTCTGGGAGCTGACAACCTCGAATGTGAGACCGTCGGGATAATGATTCTTCGAAGGATCCAGGGTAAGGACTGTAACGTCGTGACCCTCCTTTGAGAGCATTTGGGCCATGAGTTTAAGACTGAAGTTTGAACCACCACCATCCAGATTCAGTTTCTGCACAACGTAGGTTATCTTCATCTCGAAGTACTCATGTGAAGATGCATCCTTGCACACATCATTTTATTATTCTCATCAGTGAATATGATAATTGGGAATTTTCTTAGGGTCTCAGTAGGCATCAATGATAGAGTTACTTGGGGAATTCAATCATTCAGATAGATATCCGAGATCGGCTAGCCGATCCGACACTACATCAGATGTGGTATTTTCACTGGTTTTCTCTGGCATCTCTGAATTGATGCTCTTTCGTGTAGATCCTTCGATGTCCAACCATGGGACTTCGACGAGTCGTTCGGTGTATGTTTCACGTGGATGACCGTATCGCCGAAACGGAAAAGGTCAAACGAATTCACCGAACAAGTTACCATGATCAGATGTCACAACTGTTTTTCCATCGAAGATAGAAAGCAAGCTTTCGACATGTGGGAGCGTTATCTGTAGATTATCTATGTACGCTTCCCACACCTTCTCTTTGGACACAACGCCATCATTCTGAAGATCCCAAATCGTCGGTGCGTCCCTGTTCGGTTCTTTCCCCTGTGCTTGTCGGTAGCTGAGCTCACCCCCAGCATGGTCAGCTAATTTCTGTCCTTTCGGACCAATAAATGGATAGTGTGGTTGGAGAAAATGACCGATGATTCGTTTGCTGGGGTATTCGTGATATGCCTGTTTGGTCGCCTCCATCATTGGCTTAGGCAGAACAGTATTGTAATGATGATCCCACGAGTTCTCCCAGACATTGACCACAGCGTGGAAGGGCTGGTCTAATCGAATGTTGACTTGGGGGTTTGCAGTCACGTATACTACGTCGTGGAAGGTTTGATTGTCGAAGTTTCCATTCAGAAACTCTGGCGTCGAAGACCCGTGTGATTTTCGTTTCGATAGCTTACCATTAATCGTATTATGTTGCTCAAAGACATCGTACCGGCATCCGTCCAAAATAATCAGGTTATCCCAGTCTTCGTTCATGATATCAGTACCCCCAGGGGGACGGCGATTGAAGTATGCACGAATGATTTTGGTAGTTACGTAGGGAATAGCAGAGTCGCGCCACCAACTGATGTCGTCCCAGTTGCGTGCTACTTTCTGTAACTTTGACTCACTCATTATTTCTTACATTTATATTAGGTCACTAGCTGATAATAAATACTGCTTATTTCGAATTAGATATGTCGCATGAATAATATATCATATTAACAACGTATCGCACGAACAAAATATTCATACAGATCTAGAGGTCATCAAAATATATCCAATTAATGAATAATCATAATCAGAAGGTGATATCTATACCTATTGAGACGAAAGTACGAGAGTTTGACGGGAAACTCTGGGTCGGATTAAATGCGGTAGAGCGCGGTTACGGCGTAGTCCTCGGACCCTATTTCGAAATTCGACACGCTCTGGGAATAATAAAGCCGGATATACACATCACGAAAGATCCTGGAGACGGAAACGTTGAATTATTCAAACAGATGGATTGTGCAGGGATTACAGTCTGCGGACTTGATACAGAAGGCGCCGTATTCGAGTCGATGGATCAATTCACAATCAACAAGACAGAATTTCTCAATCACATCGATGCGTTCTGTGCATGGGGTGAGAAGCCCGCAAATGCGGTACGGAAGCATTATTCAGGTACTGATAAAATACATGTGACTGGGAATCCGCGATTTGATCTTCTTCGCCCCAATCGCCGTTTTATTTATGAAGAGCGGGCAAAAACATTTATTAAAAAATATGGACAATTCATCCTCATCAACGGGAACTTTTCGAGTGCAAACCCATACGCTGAGAGCGTAATAAAAAAATCAGAGGAAATTTATGATCCATCCAGTAATTCTGAAATAAGCTACAATAATCGCATTTTCCATTTGTTTATCGAGGTGATATACCATCTTCAAACGGAATTCCCAGAGACGCATATCGTCATCCGTCCACATCCATCAGAAAAGAACGAAACGTATGAAGCGGCATTCAGAAAATATGAACATATACACGTTGAGGACGCTAGAGATGTCCGAGACTGGATCGCGGGTTCGAGTGTCGTAATTCACCACGACTGCACCACAGGGATCGAGAGCGCAATGATGGGTACGCCTGTCGTGTCGTACCGACCAGTTCAAAACGAGGAGTACGAATCGCGGCTGCCTCAAATTGTAAGCCACGAAGCGTCGTCTCGAAGAGATCTTACGGAATATATTGCTGCATGGCTTGAAGCTGATGATTCATATAAGATGACCGACGAGCAGACAAATGAACTCAAACAGTAC from Haloquadratum walsbyi C23 harbors:
- a CDS encoding FkbM family methyltransferase is translated as MFRNQTIEKTIKRETVKFNINNKREFLRFSNLGGERAIIEDLLSELQSDDVVFDVGANVGTYTCFISQKAPASQIIAFEPHPTNLDGLQSNLRLNNRDAITIEKALADSVGTAELEVASPDIGEGKHSLATGKASETIEIKLTTGDRLVENGSVPQPTILKVDVEGAEGRVFAGMHSILSRSACRICYVEVHPDRLKEYSDTESDIVTTLEDCGFDVARLSYRGSEYFLKGKK
- a CDS encoding glycosyltransferase family 4 protein; translated protein: MEPMKGLDCLINALTQTAGIELTVLGTGSAVSDLRTLADSNGIEDRVSFQGWVEHDELPQYYRSSDLFVHPAMWPEPFGRTLLESMQMGTPALVSDIGGPPWVVGEAGLTFPRGNVGQLSKILSDIRCDPDRLVELSEACATRLEQFEPHSVVSFIEREYARIMTQ
- a CDS encoding IS701-like element ISHwa4 family transposase, which produces MLPITDFLSCTDVLDEFDSLSYHQTTHAKTYVTGLAAGRSKTVTGIAREVLPAGSDRALNKFITEYDWDEDQLNHERLEELQKHGETRWSQNGYIVIDDSVIQRTGKSLPGAGEFYDHSEGEPVWGQNLVYAFYTDDKTSYPLAFRQYEKADDEDEEDEQETKYDLAREIITELEEEVGVPAGTYLFDAWFAHDSGLIEHVESHGKDWIGPLRGNRQVTYANKERRVDALEECIDKEEREVDGETYKIWTKTVPVSKLGEVRLVITEKVTDEDKENPVKYLATSKIDAPSAHIIRSYSYRWRVETFFEDSKEDLGLGDCEVRDSDGASRHWHLQMLAYSLLRLGPESSASERLVSKASSLRSQLEHGLKETIYNMFSWVRDQPDRDLDGLMEDIDHLFLHSEGGL
- a CDS encoding glycosyltransferase, with protein sequence MKITYVVQKLNLDGGGSNFSLKLMAQMLSKEGHDVTVLTLDPSKNHYPDGLTFEVVSSQTRFGTRIGGLEHAYRAMSEHAAGTDLFHVFSPMLLPAAGYFRKRNEETPVVGRLNTYTRFCVNLNRMDGECHRNCTARAKFAHQDASIGKRIAKIPFYASRTFIEPKLSGKLDEYFAISPAVKEIYSDVSLPADRVSVVPNFYDPTFGSDEIPSHEIDPSTPLQLLYVARLCTFINRPQNGERGGQYLPSVHRDRGLVDRAPRKTCCRSSP
- a CDS encoding surface carbohydrate biosynthesis protein, which codes for MNNHNQKVISIPIETKVREFDGKLWVGLNAVERGYGVVLGPYFEIRHALGIIKPDIHITKDPGDGNVELFKQMDCAGITVCGLDTEGAVFESMDQFTINKTEFLNHIDAFCAWGEKPANAVRKHYSGTDKIHVTGNPRFDLLRPNRRFIYEERAKTFIKKYGQFILINGNFSSANPYAESVIKKSEEIYDPSSNSEISYNNRIFHLFIEVIYHLQTEFPETHIVIRPHPSEKNETYEAAFRKYEHIHVEDARDVRDWIAGSSVVIHHDCTTGIESAMMGTPVVSYRPVQNEEYESRLPQIVSHEASSRRDLTEYIAAWLEADDSYKMTDEQTNELKQYFYNINESAAELMCDVIESLDTTRQRNYNLLEPNLAGSLKQRIKSSSLCNQAIAAYDGFHKVIGDESIPKHRQYQKQKFPILDRHEIIDTIEQMKPLLETDAVSVKQVPRTNNTYYLRPK